In Thunnus maccoyii chromosome 3, fThuMac1.1, whole genome shotgun sequence, the following proteins share a genomic window:
- the LOC121894759 gene encoding musculoskeletal embryonic nuclear protein 1-like isoform X1, producing the protein MSQPGEVKKKKRPPMKEEDLKGARSKLGLKGEVKSKTYEVMVECERMGKVAPSVFSGVRTGTETCLEKPSAKAPGASVFSK; encoded by the exons ATGTCACAG CCGGgtgaggtgaagaagaagaagcgtcCACCAATGAAGGAGGAGGACTTGAAAGGAGCCCGCAGTAAACTGGGACTGAAGGGCGAGGTCAAGAGTAAGACCTATGAGGTCATGGTGGAGTGTG AACGTATGGGCAAAGTGGCACCATCTGTGTTCAGTGGTGTGAGGACGGGGACAGAGACGTGCCTGGAGAAGCCTTCTGCCAAAGCTCCTGGAGCCAGTGTGTTCAGCAAGTag